One Methanomicrobia archaeon genomic window carries:
- a CDS encoding CehA/McbA family metallohydrolase translates to MPRTRTLTLDLHVHTNYSHDGRASVEEVVESAIMKKLDGIAICDHNTMEGSHAAQKYVADSGMDLIIIPGIEVSTAEGHLLLLGVKDEKGIEKGLPAEETIRRARQQEKDENSPVVIIAPHPFHPFRHSSGNFCTHTGVDAIEVFNSRSFTGIANEKARKTAVRNKSTTVSGSDAHSADCVGLATVVVAVDVNVNAAQKPECKAILRALKEGKVQLKDTKRTPFWLYLSQMCLKKR, encoded by the coding sequence ATGCCGCGAACCAGGACCCTAACGCTCGACCTGCACGTGCATACGAATTATTCGCATGATGGCCGGGCTTCCGTAGAAGAGGTGGTAGAAAGCGCGATTATGAAGAAGCTCGATGGCATCGCTATCTGCGACCACAACACGATGGAAGGCTCTCACGCTGCCCAGAAATACGTAGCGGATAGCGGTATGGATCTGATCATCATCCCGGGTATAGAGGTATCAACAGCGGAGGGCCATTTGCTTCTGCTCGGCGTTAAAGATGAAAAAGGGATAGAAAAAGGCTTGCCCGCGGAGGAGACGATACGAAGAGCGCGGCAGCAAGAGAAGGACGAGAATTCCCCGGTTGTGATCATTGCGCCACACCCGTTCCATCCGTTTCGCCACAGTAGTGGCAACTTCTGTACCCACACGGGAGTAGACGCGATCGAAGTCTTCAACTCCCGCTCTTTCACGGGCATAGCGAATGAAAAAGCGAGAAAAACCGCAGTTCGCAACAAGAGTACGACCGTTTCGGGAAGCGATGCGCATTCCGCGGACTGCGTTGGCCTCGCGACTGTTGTAGTGGCGGTTGACGTTAACGTTAACGCAGCGCAAAAACCAGAATGCAAAGCAATCCTGAGAGCGCTAAAAGAAGGGAAGGTACAGCTAAAAGACACGAAGCGAACGCCTTTTTGGCTCTATCTCTCGCAAATGTGCTTGAAGAAACGTTAA
- a CDS encoding molybdenum cofactor guanylyltransferase: MKMQKTVLILAGGKGQRFHSRDKCFIMVDGKSLIQRAIDNLSSAADEIIVAARDEQQGARISTLIPDKIVLVFDPLTGFGPLAGVLSGLERASSPFSLIVGCDMPFINKEVIEFLFAVAKRGDYDAVVPRWENGMVEPLHAVYKREPMLAAVRDAIERGDKKLFNVLSQLKNVKFISVNEIREIAPELTTFRNINTPEELEKFAALTRRTD; the protein is encoded by the coding sequence GTGAAAATGCAAAAGACGGTGCTCATCCTGGCAGGTGGCAAGGGTCAACGATTCCACTCGCGCGATAAGTGCTTCATCATGGTGGACGGCAAGTCGCTCATTCAGCGTGCGATTGATAACCTCTCGAGCGCGGCGGACGAAATCATAGTGGCGGCGCGAGACGAGCAGCAGGGGGCGCGAATCAGCACCCTGATACCGGATAAAATCGTCTTGGTTTTTGACCCGTTGACGGGCTTTGGCCCGCTTGCCGGCGTGCTATCAGGCTTAGAACGAGCTTCTTCTCCCTTCTCGCTCATCGTCGGCTGCGACATGCCGTTTATCAACAAAGAGGTGATCGAATTCCTCTTCGCGGTTGCTAAGCGCGGGGACTATGATGCCGTGGTGCCACGGTGGGAGAACGGGATGGTGGAACCGTTGCACGCCGTGTATAAAAGAGAGCCGATGCTTGCGGCGGTTCGGGATGCGATAGAACGCGGTGATAAGAAGCTGTTTAACGTGCTATCGCAGCTCAAAAACGTTAAATTCATCTCCGTAAACGAGATACGGGAAATAGCCCCGGAGTTAACAACCTTCCGAAACATAAATACGCCTGAGGAGTTGGAGAAGTTCGCAGCACTGACGCGGAGAACAGACTGA
- a CDS encoding amino acid-binding protein: protein MWKEVMEKFEGSPSQKRVIELLLERGFQVSPDGKVASGGIEIPHTHIASEIGVDRRVVDLTVKRILEEPELKRIFEHMRSIAFLAEVAPLLGLSVIIIHPMDARATGILGEVAMVLARRGLSIRQAVSDDPYLVDAPKLTIITDKNIPGELIEEIGRLKSVKGVQIHPPT, encoded by the coding sequence ATGTGGAAAGAGGTAATGGAGAAGTTCGAGGGTTCACCATCGCAAAAGAGGGTTATAGAGCTCTTACTGGAACGTGGCTTTCAGGTGAGCCCTGACGGTAAGGTGGCCTCAGGCGGGATTGAGATACCGCATACGCATATCGCGAGCGAGATAGGCGTGGATCGGCGGGTAGTTGATCTGACCGTGAAGCGGATCTTAGAGGAGCCCGAGTTGAAGCGGATATTTGAGCATATGCGGTCGATTGCGTTTCTTGCTGAGGTTGCGCCACTGTTGGGACTCAGTGTGATTATCATTCATCCGATGGATGCGCGGGCAACGGGTATACTTGGCGAGGTAGCCATGGTACTGGCGAGACGCGGCTTGAGCATACGACAGGCCGTAAGTGACGACCCTTATTTAGTAGACGCTCCCAAACTCACGATCATCACAGATAAGAACATCCCGGGCGAGTTAATAGAGGAGATAGGAAGGCTGAAGAGCGTAAAAGGCGTGCAGATCCATCCACCAACGTGA
- the cobT gene encoding nicotinate-nucleotide--dimethylbenzimidazole phosphoribosyltransferase: MLRMNITRESIKPLDETAMRTARERQNKLTKPTGSLGTLEELSIRIAGITADLRPKLEDKVIITIAGDHGVTDAGVSAYPKEITAQMLYNFINGGAAINVLARHVGARVVVVDMGVAADIKHEQLVDKKIAYGTADMTKGVAMTYDDAVRAIEAGIDVFEHEAAEKGVDIVGVGDMGIGNTTPSSAIAAVITGAPVSAVTGRGAGIDAATLEMKIKTIESAIRVNQPDEKDPIDVLAKVGGFEFGGMAGVMLAAAAHRIPVVIDGFVSGAAALVAYELAPAVKDYMIASHRSVERGHPVILDYIGLKPLLDLDMRLGEGTGAALGMGIVEAACKILNEMATFEEAGVSNRA; the protein is encoded by the coding sequence ATGCTGCGAATGAATATCACTAGGGAAAGTATCAAGCCGCTGGATGAAACGGCAATGAGAACCGCCAGGGAGCGGCAGAACAAGCTCACGAAGCCCACGGGCAGCCTGGGCACGCTGGAAGAGCTCTCGATACGCATCGCAGGAATCACGGCCGATCTCAGGCCGAAGCTCGAGGATAAGGTAATTATCACGATAGCGGGTGACCACGGCGTTACGGATGCGGGCGTGAGCGCGTACCCAAAGGAAATCACCGCTCAGATGCTTTATAACTTCATCAACGGTGGTGCGGCGATCAATGTCCTGGCGCGACACGTGGGTGCACGGGTGGTCGTCGTGGATATGGGCGTTGCTGCGGATATAAAACACGAACAGCTGGTTGATAAGAAGATCGCGTATGGAACCGCGGATATGACAAAAGGCGTAGCGATGACGTACGACGATGCGGTGCGCGCCATCGAAGCGGGAATAGATGTCTTTGAGCACGAAGCTGCGGAGAAAGGCGTGGATATCGTTGGTGTCGGTGATATGGGTATCGGAAACACAACGCCGAGCAGTGCGATCGCAGCGGTGATAACCGGAGCACCGGTGAGTGCGGTAACAGGCCGAGGGGCGGGCATTGACGCTGCAACGCTCGAAATGAAGATAAAAACGATAGAAAGCGCGATACGCGTTAATCAGCCTGATGAAAAAGACCCGATCGATGTGCTCGCGAAAGTTGGTGGTTTTGAGTTCGGAGGCATGGCAGGAGTTATGCTAGCGGCAGCAGCGCATCGGATTCCGGTCGTCATAGACGGTTTCGTATCGGGTGCCGCAGCGCTGGTTGCGTACGAGCTGGCACCTGCGGTTAAGGATTACATGATCGCCTCGCATCGGTCGGTAGAACGTGGGCATCCAGTAATTCTCGATTACATTGGTTTGAAGCCGCTGCTCGACCTTGATATGCGACTCGGCGAAGGTACGGGCGCGGCATTAGGCATGGGCATCGTAGAGGCCGCGTGCAAAATCCTGAACGAGATGGCGACGTTTGAAGAGGCAGGCGTCTCAAATCGTGCTTAA
- a CDS encoding phosphatidylglycerophosphatase A has translation MEIARTNDYIAVYGDFSVLSSAVYNGGFARAKTILNLTVSSGFNGNPFELFEAFFNENGLRGDETVGMLTAVEMEHARIVENKEVTAIITAGLGKPLSQVGSTVNIILVINKNLSRSAMANVIIVATEAKAAAFFDLDVHYPNGEFATGDATDAVVVACYGHTNEKEELFAGKATELGQRIYKLVRAGVKDALYNYNGLRMDRPILERLEERGIYLDEMVATALELYVPVAGEDEDKEALKPKVAAIIKKECADANIALLLAAALHAEEQEIRKGRAGAAGSEDAACIVADELIGIDIAEYIGGKKALFNFVYYDTRKPGILKKLGVFMDDAIGGLIAGCMTKLLE, from the coding sequence ATGGAAATCGCGAGGACGAATGATTATATCGCCGTGTACGGCGATTTCAGCGTGCTGAGTTCCGCCGTTTATAACGGGGGTTTCGCGAGGGCAAAGACGATCCTGAATCTAACCGTAAGCAGCGGCTTTAATGGCAATCCGTTTGAACTTTTTGAGGCGTTCTTCAACGAGAATGGGTTAAGAGGCGATGAAACCGTGGGCATGCTGACCGCGGTCGAGATGGAGCATGCACGGATCGTAGAGAACAAAGAGGTAACGGCGATTATAACGGCGGGCTTGGGAAAGCCACTGTCACAAGTCGGTTCGACGGTGAACATAATACTGGTGATAAACAAGAACTTGTCACGATCCGCGATGGCGAATGTGATTATTGTCGCCACGGAAGCAAAGGCAGCAGCGTTCTTCGATCTCGATGTCCATTATCCAAACGGTGAGTTCGCCACCGGTGATGCCACGGATGCCGTGGTTGTCGCATGCTACGGACATACGAATGAGAAAGAGGAACTCTTCGCGGGTAAAGCCACCGAATTGGGGCAGAGGATCTATAAACTTGTAAGAGCGGGTGTTAAAGATGCCCTCTATAATTACAATGGCTTGCGAATGGACAGGCCGATTCTCGAACGGTTAGAGGAGCGCGGAATTTATCTCGATGAGATGGTCGCAACGGCTTTGGAGCTTTACGTGCCGGTGGCAGGCGAGGACGAAGATAAGGAAGCACTGAAGCCGAAAGTAGCAGCAATAATCAAAAAGGAATGCGCGGATGCGAATATAGCGTTACTGCTGGCCGCGGCGCTCCACGCGGAGGAGCAAGAGATACGAAAAGGACGAGCCGGCGCCGCAGGGAGTGAAGACGCAGCCTGTATCGTTGCGGACGAGCTCATCGGGATCGACATCGCGGAATACATCGGCGGTAAGAAAGCGCTCTTCAATTTCGTCTATTACGATACGCGGAAACCCGGCATTTTGAAAAAGTTGGGCGTGTTCATGGACGACGCAATCGGCGGGCTCATTGCAGGCTGTATGACGAAGCTGTTAGAGTGA
- a CDS encoding site-specific integrase, whose product MPTDKVLDAWVVLIHMAEKIPILKGKKVKTRILRPSEFELLREGAKKTENKTLLDGCLLLGARYKECQTIQNNPRWFDGNFIHLPSEAQKKVKRRQIERWIRLSSMGKAILPYFFESKKRLPSIQAWDYSLLVWAERGGLNPAGISARSLRKTYESWLIFYYPEATNLVYLSQGHTTLTSLQHYINLPFIEEDRKDMGRWVEGWL is encoded by the coding sequence ATGCCTACTGATAAGGTTCTCGATGCATGGGTGGTACTGATACACATGGCTGAGAAGATCCCGATATTGAAGGGTAAAAAGGTAAAAACGCGGATATTACGGCCCTCGGAATTCGAACTGTTACGAGAAGGCGCGAAGAAGACTGAGAATAAAACCCTCCTGGACGGCTGTTTATTGCTGGGGGCACGGTATAAGGAATGCCAGACTATTCAGAACAATCCCCGGTGGTTCGACGGTAATTTCATACATCTTCCTTCAGAGGCCCAGAAGAAGGTAAAGCGAAGGCAGATAGAGCGGTGGATTCGCTTGAGTTCGATGGGTAAAGCAATTTTGCCCTATTTCTTTGAGAGCAAGAAACGTCTGCCTTCCATCCAGGCGTGGGATTATTCCCTACTTGTATGGGCTGAGCGAGGCGGGCTAAATCCTGCTGGCATATCCGCAAGAAGTTTGCGGAAGACGTACGAGAGCTGGTTGATATTCTATTATCCTGAGGCAACAAATTTAGTTTATCTCTCCCAAGGCCATACTACGCTAACATCACTACAGCATTATATAAATTTACCGTTCATCGAAGAAGATAGAAAAGACATGGGTAGGTGGGTCGAAGGGTGGCTATAA
- a CDS encoding aconitase X catalytic domain-containing protein: protein MHLTREEERIYEGEEGWALKKAMEILVTIGEINNASQLIPIQSAHISGASYKTIGEALEFITSLEGTRVKVKSTLNPAGVDRANWKAMNVSEAFVAKQRGVIDAYEKLGIAVECTCVPYLIGNTPKCGEHVAWAESSAVLYANSVLGARTNMEGAPSALAAALIGKTPLYGLHLTENREPKLRVRVPCALRDSDYSALGFLIGDLVWNKIPVIELTPGSSPNTDELKYLGAAIGATGSVGMYHVTGITPEADSFEVPAETVEIGTDDLQRFYAETERGDVIAIGCPHCSASELRRICELLKAESDGRNVRKDFFIFTARAITDRMPDVVRKIEGYGVKVICDTCFVVSPAFEQYRCVVTNSGKMLRYVPLLCGGADVRLCTTEECVRLAF, encoded by the coding sequence ATGCATCTTACCAGAGAGGAAGAACGGATATACGAAGGAGAAGAGGGCTGGGCACTGAAAAAGGCTATGGAGATCCTCGTTACCATCGGTGAGATAAATAACGCGTCGCAGCTGATACCGATACAGAGCGCGCATATCTCCGGGGCGTCGTATAAAACGATCGGCGAGGCTTTGGAGTTTATAACCAGCCTCGAAGGCACGCGCGTGAAAGTCAAGAGCACCTTGAATCCCGCCGGCGTGGACCGGGCGAACTGGAAAGCAATGAACGTCTCGGAAGCGTTCGTAGCGAAGCAGCGGGGCGTGATAGACGCGTATGAGAAATTGGGCATCGCCGTGGAGTGCACCTGCGTTCCGTATCTCATTGGGAATACGCCAAAGTGTGGTGAGCATGTTGCATGGGCAGAATCCTCAGCCGTCTTGTACGCGAATTCCGTGCTGGGTGCGAGGACAAATATGGAAGGGGCGCCGTCCGCGCTTGCCGCGGCACTCATTGGTAAAACGCCACTTTACGGGCTGCACCTGACCGAGAACCGAGAACCTAAGCTGCGTGTGCGTGTGCCCTGTGCACTGCGAGATTCAGACTACAGCGCGCTTGGATTCCTGATCGGCGACTTAGTATGGAATAAAATACCGGTGATCGAGCTCACACCGGGTTCTTCACCGAACACCGACGAATTGAAGTATTTAGGCGCGGCGATCGGTGCGACCGGCTCCGTTGGCATGTATCACGTAACAGGGATAACCCCTGAGGCTGATTCGTTTGAAGTGCCTGCAGAAACGGTGGAAATCGGTACGGATGACTTACAAAGATTCTATGCAGAGACTGAGCGAGGCGACGTGATCGCGATCGGCTGCCCGCATTGCTCTGCGTCTGAACTCCGGCGCATCTGTGAACTCCTGAAGGCGGAAAGTGACGGGCGGAACGTGCGTAAGGATTTCTTCATATTTACTGCGCGCGCGATAACGGACCGCATGCCGGACGTGGTACGGAAGATAGAGGGGTACGGTGTGAAGGTGATCTGCGATACCTGTTTCGTGGTTTCGCCTGCGTTCGAGCAGTACCGGTGCGTCGTTACAAACTCGGGCAAGATGCTGCGCTACGTGCCGCTGCTCTGTGGTGGTGCGGACGTGCGGCTCTGCACGACGGAAGAGTGCGTGCGGCTGGCGTTTTGA
- a CDS encoding 50S ribosomal protein L3, with the protein MAKRHRPRRGSLAFSPRKRARSETCRIKREERAVGRNLQGFAGYKAGMTHLVLTDDRPHSLTKGMEIAVPATIIETPPMRVVGFRLYKDTNYGKRAITEVWAGAATEEGGDLSAVEDIITKSEDNQALSLRLIASTAPKVVSGVPKKKHDLMEIKMSGEVDKDLGYAKEAFGKELKINDVIKEGDFVDVTAVTTGKGTQGPVKRWGIMIQNAKAKRSGRGRHVGAIGGWRPRRVRWRVPQLGQTGYQQRTEYNKRIMKVGGNGEEITPKGGFVNYGIVRNEYIVLKGSVPGPKKRLVRISHAIRPHPKLGVPEIDYISTKSQQGR; encoded by the coding sequence ATGGCTAAAAGACACAGACCAAGGCGGGGATCGCTTGCCTTTTCTCCGAGGAAGCGAGCACGAAGTGAGACGTGCAGGATAAAACGGGAAGAACGAGCCGTAGGCAGGAATTTACAGGGGTTTGCAGGCTACAAAGCTGGAATGACTCACCTCGTTCTGACTGATGATCGGCCTCATAGCCTGACCAAGGGGATGGAAATAGCCGTTCCTGCAACGATAATAGAGACTCCACCGATGCGGGTGGTGGGTTTCCGTCTTTATAAAGATACGAACTACGGTAAGCGGGCTATAACCGAGGTATGGGCCGGAGCAGCGACAGAAGAAGGTGGAGACCTGAGTGCAGTAGAGGATATAATTACGAAGAGTGAGGATAATCAGGCGTTAAGCCTTCGTTTAATCGCTTCTACGGCACCTAAAGTTGTTAGCGGCGTGCCAAAGAAGAAGCACGACCTTATGGAGATAAAAATGAGCGGTGAGGTCGATAAGGACCTTGGATATGCAAAAGAGGCGTTTGGTAAAGAGTTAAAGATAAATGACGTTATTAAAGAGGGCGATTTTGTTGATGTTACCGCGGTGACCACGGGTAAGGGCACACAGGGTCCGGTGAAGCGCTGGGGAATTATGATCCAGAACGCGAAGGCCAAGCGGTCAGGACGGGGCCGTCATGTGGGTGCAATCGGCGGCTGGCGACCCCGCAGAGTCCGGTGGCGTGTGCCTCAGCTCGGGCAGACGGGGTATCAACAGCGAACAGAGTACAACAAGCGCATAATGAAGGTTGGGGGAAATGGCGAGGAGATAACGCCAAAAGGCGGGTTCGTGAATTACGGCATCGTGAGGAATGAGTATATCGTGCTCAAAGGCAGTGTGCCCGGCCCGAAGAAGCGGCTTGTACGAATCTCGCATGCGATTCGCCCACATCCTAAACTGGGCGTACCCGAAATTGATTATATAAGCACGAAATCACAACAGGGAAGATAA
- a CDS encoding 50S ribosomal protein L4 gives MVKEVKSKAKVLDLSGNVSKEITLPQVFMEEYRPDLIKRAVLAMQSNRLQPKGTDPLAGRRTSAESWGPGRGVARVPRITDGRRAARAPQTVGGRRAHPPKTEKILTKKINKQERRKAIKSAIAATINPKFVRTRGHRFNDAVELPIVVDDSFASLEKTSDVEGFFKTIGVWDDVLRAKARKVRAGKGKMRGRRYKTKKSILIVIPRAEEKSTGTEKIMKSAKNLPGVDISYAEELNAEMLAPGTHPGRLTIWTESSLSKLATME, from the coding sequence ATGGTAAAAGAAGTAAAGAGCAAGGCAAAAGTTTTAGACTTATCAGGGAACGTTTCAAAGGAAATAACACTTCCTCAGGTATTTATGGAGGAATACCGACCAGACTTGATCAAGAGAGCCGTGCTCGCGATGCAATCTAACCGACTGCAGCCGAAGGGCACGGACCCCTTAGCCGGGCGAAGAACCTCTGCAGAGAGTTGGGGGCCCGGAAGAGGCGTTGCACGAGTGCCTCGCATCACTGACGGCCGAAGAGCAGCGCGGGCGCCACAAACGGTTGGCGGACGACGCGCACATCCGCCAAAGACTGAGAAGATCCTGACGAAGAAGATAAACAAGCAGGAGCGTAGGAAAGCGATAAAATCCGCTATCGCCGCCACTATAAATCCCAAATTTGTAAGAACCCGTGGGCATAGGTTCAACGATGCCGTAGAACTCCCGATCGTGGTAGACGATTCGTTCGCGAGCCTTGAAAAGACCTCTGATGTGGAGGGGTTCTTTAAGACCATTGGTGTGTGGGACGACGTGCTCCGTGCGAAAGCCCGGAAAGTACGGGCGGGTAAAGGGAAGATGCGAGGACGGAGATACAAGACTAAAAAGAGCATTTTAATCGTTATTCCCCGTGCAGAGGAGAAATCAACCGGGACTGAAAAGATAATGAAATCCGCGAAGAATTTGCCAGGTGTGGATATTTCCTATGCCGAAGAGCTCAATGCGGAAATGCTCGCGCCGGGCACGCATCCGGGCAGATTGACCATCTGGACGGAATCCTCACTGTCAAAACTTGCTACAATGGAGTGA
- a CDS encoding 50S ribosomal protein L23 — translation MIEKLRHIVPSEKATMMIDSENKLQFIVDLRASKTEIKREFESVFEAPVRNVRTMITFKGEKKAIVELEEEGKAKEIGTSLGIL, via the coding sequence ATGATAGAAAAGCTGAGGCATATCGTTCCAAGTGAAAAAGCAACGATGATGATCGACTCGGAGAACAAGCTCCAGTTTATTGTTGACTTACGGGCGAGCAAGACTGAGATAAAACGCGAGTTTGAGAGCGTGTTCGAGGCACCGGTGCGAAACGTGCGGACGATGATAACATTTAAAGGCGAGAAGAAAGCAATAGTAGAATTAGAGGAAGAAGGCAAGGCGAAGGAGATCGGAACCTCGCTCGGCATCTTATGA
- a CDS encoding 50S ribosomal protein L2 — MGKRIIAQRRGKGSPTFTAPSHRYKGNLEHVRVAKDEMVSGQVVEIVHDPARSAPIARIQVERENGGGAKKGEEQFIIVPEGVGEGDTVSYGESAAVKIGNTIPLRRIPEGVMVCNVEVRPNDGGKLVRASGNGATLLAHEHETGRSMLVLPSGKKKWLSSDCYATIGVVAGGGRPEKPFVKAGKKYHKMKARAAKYPTVRGVAMNPVDHPHGGGGHQHVGKSKTPGRNAPPGRKVGSIAAKRTGKK, encoded by the coding sequence ATGGGTAAAAGAATAATAGCGCAACGGAGAGGGAAAGGATCACCCACTTTTACGGCGCCCTCGCATCGTTATAAAGGCAATCTCGAACACGTGCGGGTGGCTAAGGATGAAATGGTATCAGGACAAGTCGTTGAGATCGTGCACGACCCTGCACGGAGCGCGCCTATCGCTCGTATACAAGTAGAGCGTGAGAACGGAGGCGGCGCAAAGAAAGGAGAGGAGCAATTCATAATTGTACCCGAAGGCGTTGGAGAAGGTGATACCGTCTCGTATGGCGAATCAGCAGCGGTAAAGATCGGAAATACCATCCCGCTTCGCCGTATACCGGAAGGCGTGATGGTCTGTAACGTAGAAGTGAGACCCAACGACGGTGGTAAACTCGTTCGGGCTTCCGGCAACGGTGCTACGCTGTTGGCGCATGAGCATGAGACGGGTCGATCCATGCTGGTACTGCCGAGTGGCAAGAAGAAATGGCTGTCCTCCGACTGCTATGCCACCATCGGCGTTGTCGCAGGTGGCGGTCGTCCAGAAAAGCCGTTTGTGAAGGCCGGAAAGAAGTATCATAAGATGAAGGCACGCGCGGCGAAATATCCCACGGTGCGTGGCGTAGCGATGAACCCCGTTGACCATCCGCACGGAGGCGGCGGGCATCAGCATGTTGGAAAGTCGAAGACGCCAGGCCGAAATGCACCACCCGGGAGGAAGGTAGGGAGCATAGCGGCGAAGAGAACGGGAAAGAAATGA
- a CDS encoding 30S ribosomal protein S19 — translation MAKKKKGKSKTTLKKKEEEFTYRGYTLAKLKKMKLDELANLMCARQRRKIKRTFRAEEEKLLDEIKSGKEGIKTHLRDAIVLPSMVGTNVGIHDGKGFEFIEIKPEMIGHYLGELALTRKKVAHGAAGVGATRSSKYVPLK, via the coding sequence ATGGCAAAGAAGAAGAAGGGTAAATCTAAAACAACGCTGAAGAAGAAGGAGGAGGAGTTCACGTATCGTGGCTATACACTGGCGAAGCTCAAGAAGATGAAGCTCGACGAGTTGGCCAACCTGATGTGTGCGAGGCAGCGGCGGAAGATAAAGAGGACTTTCCGTGCTGAGGAGGAGAAGCTGCTTGATGAGATAAAATCAGGTAAGGAAGGCATAAAGACTCATTTGCGTGATGCCATCGTCCTGCCAAGTATGGTGGGTACGAATGTCGGAATACACGATGGCAAGGGCTTCGAATTTATCGAGATCAAGCCGGAGATGATCGGGCACTATCTGGGCGAGTTGGCACTGACACGGAAGAAAGTGGCACACGGTGCTGCGGGTGTCGGAGCGACGCGATCATCGAAATACGTACCACTGAAGTAA
- a CDS encoding 50S ribosomal protein L22 yields the protein MGKVKYSTGNDADPETTARAMAYELHISPKHAHEVCKAIKGKKVEDAEAYLEEVLDMKAAVPFKRYKKRVAHRRGLEKWYAGRYPVKATAEILKLLRNARGNAEYKGLDTEALRIWRVATKQGRTIRGIMPRAFGRATPKNTETVTVEIILREVGS from the coding sequence ATGGGCAAGGTAAAATATAGCACGGGAAATGACGCTGATCCGGAAACGACAGCGAGAGCAATGGCTTATGAGCTCCACATCTCACCCAAGCATGCGCACGAGGTGTGCAAGGCGATAAAAGGGAAGAAGGTAGAGGACGCCGAGGCGTATCTGGAAGAGGTGCTGGATATGAAGGCTGCAGTTCCTTTCAAGCGATATAAGAAGCGAGTTGCACACCGTCGGGGGCTCGAGAAGTGGTATGCCGGGAGATATCCCGTGAAGGCAACTGCGGAGATATTAAAATTACTGAGGAACGCACGAGGCAATGCGGAATATAAGGGTTTGGATACCGAAGCGTTGCGTATCTGGCGTGTAGCCACGAAGCAGGGTCGCACGATACGCGGAATAATGCCGCGCGCTTTTGGACGTGCTACACCGAAGAATACCGAGACGGTCACTGTTGAGATAATTTTGAGAGAAGTAGGGAGTTAG
- a CDS encoding 30S ribosomal protein S3 has product MNEYFRTELERAGYGGMDIKRTPMGTQITVNVEKPGMIIGKDGRRIKRLTDDIVRRQELDNPQIDVQPIAVPELNAQLMANRLAKLIERGWHFRRAGRSTLQRIMDRGALGCEIIMSGKLKGPRGRMEKMVAGYIKHCGSMAEEIVDKGYVIAHKKAGVIGVRVWIVRPDSGIPDTFRMNVVPKIKEVKKEEKLEEVKEAEKEVKKEAVEVKEEKESKE; this is encoded by the coding sequence ATGAACGAGTACTTCAGGACTGAGCTGGAGAGAGCGGGTTACGGCGGAATGGATATAAAGAGAACGCCGATGGGCACGCAGATAACCGTAAACGTTGAGAAACCCGGGATGATCATAGGGAAGGATGGCAGGAGAATAAAGCGGCTAACCGATGATATAGTACGGCGGCAAGAGCTGGATAACCCGCAAATAGATGTGCAACCGATCGCGGTGCCGGAACTGAATGCGCAATTGATGGCTAATAGGCTTGCAAAACTCATCGAGCGCGGCTGGCACTTCCGACGGGCCGGGCGATCAACCTTACAGAGGATAATGGATCGGGGTGCACTCGGTTGCGAAATTATCATGTCCGGGAAGCTCAAGGGGCCTCGTGGTCGGATGGAAAAAATGGTTGCCGGCTATATAAAGCACTGTGGCTCTATGGCGGAGGAAATAGTGGATAAGGGGTATGTAATAGCACATAAAAAGGCCGGTGTCATTGGTGTACGGGTCTGGATCGTACGGCCTGATTCCGGGATACCCGACACGTTTCGTATGAATGTTGTTCCAAAAATCAAGGAAGTAAAAAAGGAAGAGAAGCTAGAAGAGGTTAAAGAAGCGGAAAAGGAAGTAAAGAAGGAAGCAGTAGAGGTTAAAGAAGAGAAGGAAAGCAAAGAATGA
- the rpmC gene encoding 50S ribosomal protein L29 — protein MSIFRIEELRRMSEKERNGELESLMKDLLRERGVIATGGSPDNPGRVGEIKRTIARIKTVQREAATTEARGGT, from the coding sequence ATGAGCATATTTAGAATTGAAGAATTAAGAAGGATGAGTGAGAAGGAGCGGAACGGAGAGCTTGAGAGTTTAATGAAGGATTTGCTGCGCGAACGCGGGGTAATAGCCACGGGCGGATCTCCGGATAATCCCGGGCGAGTGGGTGAGATAAAGAGGACAATCGCACGGATAAAAACGGTCCAGAGGGAAGCTGCGACGACCGAAGCGCGAGGAGGCACGTAG